The proteins below are encoded in one region of Clostridium estertheticum:
- a CDS encoding YbbR-like domain-containing protein has product MDKERKEQLIIKICCVIAAFALWLFITGTENPLTAYKIKNIPVTMLNSDVLTKSNLVLVSGQDLTTSLNIKGANTSILLAMKASDFTVVADLGAYALKSGEYKIPIQIKKSPDNINVVNSDGLFITIQLDELTKKKLPINVNVSGKPKEGFYASKPELSSDYATVSGGSKVISEVKKIVIDENIQGLESNTSKKYKLKAVDESGKEIKEVIVSPAYINVKTLVKKTKSVEVTVKTTGSLDPKYTLGSIKAIPETVDITGSLAELDKLKYLNTEAVDLSKITKSTTIETKVVIPNGLNLVDGDAMVKVQVNLSSPNAASGAATTEKVDKTIQKDLSLDIKYNNLGETYVATLDNNKTSISVSGVESVINNLDLNNFSAQVDLTGLTEGKQSVNVIVSIPKGVTLISHNPDKIGVTITKKQTEVPVSNDNKSK; this is encoded by the coding sequence ATGGATAAAGAACGGAAAGAACAATTAATAATTAAAATTTGCTGCGTAATAGCTGCCTTTGCGCTATGGCTTTTCATAACAGGAACGGAAAATCCGTTGACTGCTTACAAAATTAAAAATATACCTGTAACAATGCTAAATAGTGATGTATTAACTAAATCGAATCTTGTTTTAGTTTCAGGACAAGATTTAACAACATCCCTAAATATTAAAGGAGCTAATACTAGCATACTTCTGGCTATGAAAGCATCTGATTTTACGGTGGTTGCAGATTTAGGCGCATATGCGCTTAAAAGTGGGGAATATAAGATACCTATTCAAATAAAAAAAAGTCCAGATAATATAAATGTGGTAAATAGTGATGGTCTTTTTATAACAATACAGTTAGATGAACTTACTAAGAAAAAATTGCCTATAAATGTAAATGTAAGCGGAAAACCTAAAGAAGGTTTTTACGCATCAAAGCCGGAGCTATCATCAGATTATGCTACGGTATCAGGTGGTTCAAAGGTTATAAGTGAAGTGAAAAAAATAGTAATTGACGAAAATATACAAGGTTTAGAATCAAATACATCAAAAAAATACAAGCTTAAAGCAGTAGATGAATCCGGAAAAGAAATAAAAGAGGTTATTGTAAGTCCGGCTTATATCAATGTTAAAACTCTTGTAAAAAAGACAAAATCTGTAGAGGTTACTGTGAAAACCACAGGGAGTTTAGATCCTAAGTATACGCTAGGAAGTATAAAAGCAATACCCGAGACAGTTGATATAACTGGGAGCTTAGCTGAACTTGATAAATTAAAATACTTAAACACAGAAGCTGTTGATTTAAGTAAAATAACTAAGAGTACAACCATTGAAACAAAGGTTGTAATTCCAAATGGATTAAATTTAGTCGATGGGGATGCTATGGTTAAGGTCCAGGTTAATTTAAGTAGTCCAAATGCAGCAAGTGGGGCAGCTACAACAGAAAAGGTAGACAAGACAATTCAAAAGGATTTAAGTTTGGATATCAAGTACAATAATTTGGGTGAAACTTATGTAGCCACATTAGATAATAATAAGACATCAATATCGGTTTCCGGAGTAGAATCAGTTATTAATAATCTGGATTTAAATAATTTTTCCGCGCAAGTAGATTTAACAGGTTTAACAGAAGGCAAACAAAGCGTGAATGTAATTGTGTCTATACCAAAAGGAGTAACTTTAATATCACACAACCCAGATAAAATAGGAGTAACTATTACGAAAAAGCAAACGGAGGTACCAGTGAGCAATGACAATAAGAGTAAATAA
- the buk gene encoding butyrate kinase: MSYKLLIINPGSTSTKIGVYEDEKEILEETLRHPSEEIDKFKGIFEQLDFRKDVILNVLKEKNFDIKTLDAIVGRGGMLKPIEGGTYIVNDAMLNDLKIGVQGQHASNLGGIIANEIAKTLNIPAYIVDPTVVDEMAAVAKLSGIPDIDRKSIFHALNQKAVAKRYAKENGKKYEEINLIVAHMGGGVTVGAHENGKVIDVNNGLDGDGPFSPERSGGLPSGDLAKMCFSGKYTLEDIKKKINGKGGFVSYLNTNDVRDALKMSQAGDKKAKLIIQAMGYQVAKEIGGCAAVLSGKVDAIILTGGIAYGEAVVNYITKRVKFIADVVVYAGEDELLALAQGAIGVLSGKEQAKVYK, translated from the coding sequence ATGTCATATAAATTATTAATAATTAACCCAGGGTCAACATCTACTAAAATAGGTGTATATGAGGATGAAAAGGAAATATTAGAAGAAACATTAAGACATCCATCAGAAGAAATAGATAAATTTAAAGGTATATTTGAACAACTTGATTTCAGAAAAGACGTTATCTTGAATGTTCTTAAGGAAAAGAATTTTGATATTAAAACTTTGGATGCCATAGTAGGCCGAGGTGGAATGTTAAAACCAATTGAAGGCGGCACTTATATTGTAAATGATGCTATGCTTAATGATTTGAAAATTGGAGTACAAGGTCAACATGCTTCTAATTTAGGTGGAATAATTGCAAATGAAATTGCAAAAACTTTAAATATACCAGCATATATCGTTGATCCAACAGTAGTGGATGAAATGGCAGCAGTTGCTAAATTATCAGGAATACCAGATATAGATAGAAAGAGTATTTTCCATGCATTAAATCAAAAAGCAGTAGCTAAAAGGTATGCAAAAGAAAATGGGAAAAAATATGAGGAAATTAATTTAATAGTTGCACATATGGGCGGAGGAGTTACAGTAGGAGCTCATGAGAATGGAAAAGTTATAGATGTTAATAATGGACTCGATGGAGATGGCCCATTTTCACCAGAAAGATCTGGGGGATTACCATCAGGCGATTTAGCTAAGATGTGTTTTAGCGGAAAATACACTTTAGAAGATATAAAGAAAAAGATAAATGGAAAAGGTGGATTTGTTTCTTATCTTAATACTAATGATGTACGAGATGCACTTAAAATGTCACAAGCTGGTGACAAAAAGGCTAAATTAATTATTCAAGCTATGGGATATCAAGTAGCTAAGGAAATTGGAGGCTGCGCAGCTGTTTTATCAGGAAAAGTAGATGCTATAATTTTAACTGGTGGAATAGCTTATGGAGAAGCTGTTGTTAATTATATAACCAAAAGAGTAAAATTCATAGCAGATGTTGTAGTTTACGCAGGTGAAGATGAATTATTAGCACTAGCTCAAGGTGCTATAGGAGTTTTAAGTGGAAAAGAACAGGCAAAAGTTTATAAATAA
- the glmS gene encoding glutamine--fructose-6-phosphate transaminase (isomerizing) produces the protein MCGIVGYFGIKEAQTILIDGLRKLEYRGYDSAGVAIIDNGVLSVTKCKGRLANLEAELLESPLKGHVGIGHTRWATHGKPSDENSHPHTNEKGTISVVHNGIIENYIHLREWLMAKGYKFVSETDTEVIPHLIDFYYKGNIVEAVKKATMKMEGSYAIAVLCSDEPDKLIAVRKDSPLIVGLGENEFYVASDIPAVLNHTREIYLLEDNEFVVISNDGIKLEDIEGDIINKEVFHVTWDAAAAEKGGYEHFMIKEIHEQPKAIRDTMTSRIVLGQPITLDDINITKEQIKKLDKIYIVACGTAYHAGAVGKYVIEKLARIPVELDIASEFKYRDPIIDKNTLMIVISQSGETADTMSALRLAKEKGARVIAVTNVVGSAASREADDVLYTWAGPEIAVASTKAYATQLIAMYIIALFFAQNKETLSMDKIEEIKAAMLELPEKAEEMLKDKETIQKFTAKTYMHKDMFFIGRGLDYAVALEGSLKLKEVSYIHSDAYAAGELKHGAIALMEEGTIVIALATQEELFGKMVSNMRELSTRGAKVYAFAPKGHTEIEKSVHAVTYVPKVLDILAPVISVIPLQLLAYYMAIQKGCDVDKPRNLAKSVTVE, from the coding sequence ATGTGCGGAATAGTTGGATATTTTGGAATAAAAGAGGCTCAAACAATATTGATTGATGGGCTTAGAAAATTAGAATATAGAGGATACGATTCAGCAGGAGTCGCAATTATAGATAATGGAGTTTTAAGTGTTACTAAATGCAAAGGAAGACTTGCAAATTTAGAAGCTGAATTATTAGAATCTCCACTTAAAGGTCATGTTGGAATAGGTCATACAAGATGGGCTACTCATGGTAAGCCATCAGATGAAAATTCACACCCACACACTAATGAGAAAGGAACTATTAGTGTAGTTCATAATGGAATTATTGAGAACTATATCCATTTAAGAGAATGGCTAATGGCAAAAGGATATAAATTTGTATCTGAAACTGATACAGAAGTTATACCACATCTTATAGATTTTTATTACAAAGGAAACATTGTTGAAGCTGTAAAGAAGGCTACTATGAAAATGGAAGGTAGCTATGCAATAGCAGTATTATGCAGTGATGAACCAGATAAATTGATAGCAGTAAGAAAAGATAGTCCATTAATTGTAGGACTTGGAGAAAATGAATTTTATGTAGCATCTGATATACCAGCAGTACTAAATCATACAAGAGAAATATATTTATTAGAAGATAATGAATTTGTTGTTATCTCGAATGATGGCATAAAGCTTGAAGATATAGAGGGCGACATTATAAATAAAGAAGTTTTCCATGTAACTTGGGATGCAGCTGCAGCTGAAAAAGGTGGATATGAACACTTTATGATTAAAGAAATCCATGAACAGCCAAAGGCAATCAGAGATACAATGACTTCAAGAATAGTTCTTGGACAGCCGATAACTTTAGATGATATAAATATAACTAAAGAACAAATTAAAAAATTAGATAAAATATATATTGTAGCATGCGGAACTGCATACCATGCAGGGGCTGTAGGTAAATATGTTATAGAAAAACTTGCAAGAATACCAGTAGAACTTGATATAGCGTCAGAATTTAAATACAGGGATCCAATAATTGATAAAAACACATTAATGATAGTTATTAGTCAATCAGGAGAAACTGCAGATACTATGTCAGCATTAAGACTTGCAAAGGAAAAAGGAGCAAGAGTAATAGCTGTAACTAATGTTGTTGGTAGTGCGGCTTCAAGAGAAGCAGATGATGTACTATACACATGGGCAGGACCAGAAATAGCTGTTGCATCTACTAAAGCTTACGCAACTCAGCTTATAGCAATGTATATAATTGCTCTATTCTTTGCTCAAAATAAGGAAACTTTAAGTATGGATAAGATTGAAGAAATTAAAGCAGCGATGCTAGAACTTCCAGAAAAAGCAGAAGAAATGCTTAAAGACAAAGAAACTATACAAAAGTTTACAGCAAAAACTTATATGCATAAGGATATGTTCTTCATAGGACGTGGGCTTGATTATGCAGTTGCACTAGAAGGTTCATTAAAACTAAAAGAAGTATCTTATATCCACTCAGATGCATATGCCGCAGGAGAGCTTAAACATGGGGCAATAGCACTTATGGAAGAAGGAACTATAGTTATAGCATTAGCTACTCAAGAAGAGCTATTTGGTAAGATGGTAAGTAATATGCGTGAACTATCGACTAGGGGAGCAAAAGTATATGCTTTCGCACCAAAAGGTCATACTGAAATTGAAAAATCAGTTCATGCTGTAACTTATGTACCAAAAGTATTGGATATATTAGCACCAGTAATATCAGTAATTCCACTACAATTATTAGCATATTACATGGCAATTCAAAAGGGTTGCGACGTTGATAAGCCAAGAAATCTTGCTAAATCAGTAACTGTTGAATAA
- a CDS encoding NAD(P)/FAD-dependent oxidoreductase, with amino-acid sequence MTIRVNNITLDIDESIDDLRIKAAKLMRVSDSEIKKIKIAKESIDARKKNNIKFNYAVNITMDNEINVVTRANNKDVKLEEEKYEAEFEFGTKKMNHRPIIVGMGPAGMFAGILMAQKGYKPIIIERGEKVENRTKTINKFWTRAVLNTESNVQFGEGGAGTFSDGKLTTRIKDNRCDYILEEFVKAGAPEEIVYIGKPHIGTDVLKDVVKNIRETIIKLGGEVRFNSKLEDIKIKDGKLQSLIVNGEEIPCDNLILAPGHSSRDTYEMLYKNGVFMSSKPFAVGVRIEHPQDMINENQYGKYASHPRLKAADYKLTYKSGKLGRSVYSFCMCPGGAVVSAASEQGKLVINGMSEYNRDKKNANSAIVVSVGPKDFASDNPLAGIEFQRYYEGLAYKIGGENYNAPVQLVGDFLKGNVSDKIGSIKPSYTPGYKLANLTNCLPAYVTDAIKEALPNFEHKINGFSRNDAILTGIETRTSAPVRIDRNEEFQSISLEGLYPAGEGAGYAGGIISAAVDGLKIAESIMKKWKSV; translated from the coding sequence ATGACAATAAGAGTAAATAACATAACTTTAGATATAGATGAATCAATAGACGATTTAAGGATAAAAGCTGCAAAATTAATGAGAGTTTCTGATAGTGAAATAAAGAAAATTAAAATAGCTAAAGAATCTATAGATGCTAGGAAAAAAAATAATATTAAGTTTAATTATGCCGTTAATATTACAATGGATAATGAAATAAATGTAGTCACAAGAGCAAACAATAAAGATGTTAAGCTTGAAGAAGAAAAATACGAGGCTGAGTTTGAATTTGGAACTAAAAAAATGAATCATAGACCAATAATAGTAGGAATGGGACCAGCAGGAATGTTTGCTGGTATTCTTATGGCGCAAAAGGGATATAAACCTATAATTATCGAAAGAGGAGAAAAGGTAGAGAATAGAACAAAGACCATAAATAAATTTTGGACAAGAGCAGTATTAAATACAGAATCTAATGTGCAGTTTGGCGAAGGTGGAGCAGGGACTTTTTCAGACGGAAAGCTAACTACAAGAATAAAGGACAATAGATGTGATTATATATTAGAAGAATTTGTAAAAGCTGGTGCGCCGGAAGAAATAGTATATATTGGGAAACCTCATATAGGTACAGATGTATTAAAAGACGTTGTGAAGAACATTCGAGAAACTATTATTAAGTTAGGCGGAGAAGTAAGATTTAATAGTAAACTTGAAGATATTAAGATTAAAGATGGAAAACTGCAGAGTCTAATAGTAAACGGAGAAGAAATACCTTGTGATAATTTAATTTTAGCACCGGGGCATAGTTCAAGGGACACTTACGAAATGTTATATAAAAATGGCGTATTTATGTCTAGTAAACCATTTGCAGTTGGAGTTCGAATAGAGCATCCACAAGATATGATTAATGAAAATCAATATGGAAAATATGCAAGCCACCCTAGATTAAAAGCTGCAGATTACAAACTTACTTATAAAAGTGGCAAATTGGGCAGATCAGTATATAGTTTTTGTATGTGTCCAGGAGGAGCCGTAGTGTCCGCAGCATCCGAACAGGGAAAACTTGTGATAAATGGTATGAGTGAGTACAATAGAGATAAAAAAAACGCAAACTCAGCAATAGTGGTATCAGTAGGACCTAAGGACTTCGCTTCAGATAATCCACTCGCTGGCATTGAATTTCAAAGGTATTATGAGGGACTAGCATATAAGATAGGCGGAGAGAACTATAATGCACCAGTGCAATTAGTTGGTGATTTCCTTAAGGGCAATGTTAGTGATAAAATAGGTAGTATAAAGCCAAGTTATACACCTGGTTATAAATTAGCAAACCTTACTAACTGTTTACCGGCATATGTAACAGATGCTATAAAAGAGGCTTTACCTAATTTTGAACATAAAATAAATGGGTTTTCAAGAAATGATGCAATACTTACGGGTATAGAAACAAGAACATCTGCACCAGTAAGAATTGATAGAAATGAAGAGTTTCAAAGTATATCTTTAGAAGGGTTGTACCCAGCAGGAGAAGGCGCTGGATATGCAGGTGGAATAATTTCTGCAGCAGTTGATGGATTAAAAATTGCTGAAAGTATAATGAAAAAATGGAAATCTGTATAA
- the glmM gene encoding phosphoglucosamine mutase yields the protein MSRMFGTDGVRGIANTELTGEIAYKLGRAGAFVLTDGAHKPKIIVGMDTRVSGDMLEAALVAGILSVGAEAICLGVVPTPAVAYLTRKYGADAGIVISASHNPVEYNGIKFFDNNGFKLSDELEDTIQAVIESDFKEVPSPIAGDLGKKTVNENAVVDYMEFAKSTISGNLKGLKIALDCANGASYITSVKAIRSLGAEVLVINNDPDGININKDCGSTHPEHLMAFVKENHCDLGLAFDGDADRCLAVDEKGNLINGDFIIAICAKHLKSIGKLTKDTVVVTVMSNLGLDIAMKQESIATVKTKVGDRNVLELMQKEGYSLGGEQSGHVIFLDFNTTGDGLVSGLQLATVIKETGKPLSELASMMVELPQVLVNATVPNDKKDIHETDSEIVEEIKKIEGKLDGCGRVLIRPSGTEPLVRVMLEGKVQSELDKMAHSLAKLIQEKANA from the coding sequence ATGAGTAGAATGTTTGGTACAGATGGAGTACGAGGGATAGCAAATACAGAATTAACAGGAGAGATTGCATATAAGTTAGGAAGAGCAGGAGCTTTTGTACTAACAGACGGAGCACATAAGCCTAAAATTATAGTTGGAATGGATACAAGAGTCTCAGGAGACATGTTAGAAGCTGCTTTAGTTGCAGGGATTTTATCTGTAGGGGCAGAGGCTATATGCCTTGGAGTGGTTCCAACTCCAGCTGTAGCATATTTAACAAGAAAATATGGAGCAGATGCAGGAATTGTTATTTCAGCTTCTCACAACCCGGTAGAATATAATGGAATAAAGTTCTTTGACAATAATGGATTCAAATTGTCTGATGAATTAGAGGATACAATACAAGCAGTTATAGAAAGTGATTTTAAAGAAGTGCCATCACCAATAGCTGGTGATTTAGGTAAAAAAACAGTTAATGAGAATGCAGTAGTTGATTATATGGAATTTGCTAAATCTACTATTTCAGGCAATTTAAAGGGACTTAAAATAGCATTAGATTGTGCTAATGGTGCTTCATATATAACATCAGTAAAGGCTATTAGATCTCTTGGAGCAGAGGTTTTAGTTATTAATAATGATCCAGATGGTATAAATATAAATAAAGACTGTGGATCAACTCATCCTGAGCATTTAATGGCATTTGTTAAAGAAAATCATTGCGATTTGGGATTAGCTTTTGATGGTGATGCAGATAGATGTTTGGCAGTTGATGAAAAAGGAAATCTTATAAATGGAGATTTTATAATTGCTATTTGTGCAAAACATCTAAAAAGTATTGGAAAATTAACTAAAGACACAGTAGTAGTAACAGTTATGAGCAATTTAGGTCTTGATATTGCAATGAAGCAGGAAAGCATAGCTACAGTTAAAACAAAAGTAGGAGATAGGAATGTTCTTGAGCTAATGCAAAAGGAAGGTTACAGCCTTGGTGGAGAGCAATCTGGACATGTAATTTTCCTCGACTTTAATACTACAGGGGATGGACTTGTATCAGGACTTCAACTAGCAACTGTTATTAAAGAAACGGGGAAGCCATTATCAGAGCTTGCATCAATGATGGTAGAACTCCCACAGGTATTAGTTAATGCAACAGTACCTAATGATAAAAAAGATATCCATGAAACTGATAGTGAAATAGTTGAAGAAATAAAGAAAATAGAAGGAAAATTAGATGGTTGTGGTAGAGTACTTATAAGGCCATCAGGTACAGAACCTTTAGTAAGAGTAATGCTTGAGGGCAAAGTGCAAAGTGAATTGGATAAAATGGCACATTCTCTTGCGAAACTTATTCAAGAAAAAGCAAACGCATAG
- the cdaA gene encoding diadenylate cyclase CdaA, which produces MEVYKLIMNTIKNISVYSILDILVVAFIFYKSYMLMKETRAIQLLKGIIFIFVLIPISQFLNLTVLNWILNKTITIGVLTIVIIFQPEIRRALEHIGRTAFADKHIFEDEEVMEKVITEIVNAVEILSKSKTGALIVIEQRTGIGEIIKTGNTLDAVISAALLENIFVVNTPLHDGATVIRNDRIIAAGCFLPLTNSDKISKKLGTRHRAAIGVTETSDALTIIVSEETGVISLAMNGRLMRNYDKDKLKNVLVQIIKRRQTKKVTLKERVKAWIKNGKNN; this is translated from the coding sequence ATGGAAGTATATAAGTTGATTATGAATACGATCAAAAATATAAGTGTATATTCAATTCTAGATATACTAGTGGTGGCTTTTATATTTTACAAAAGTTACATGCTAATGAAGGAAACAAGAGCTATACAGTTATTAAAAGGAATTATTTTTATTTTTGTACTTATTCCAATAAGTCAGTTTCTTAATTTAACAGTATTAAACTGGATATTAAACAAAACAATAACAATTGGGGTTTTAACTATTGTTATCATCTTTCAACCAGAGATAAGAAGAGCTTTAGAGCATATTGGAAGAACGGCTTTTGCTGATAAACACATATTTGAGGATGAAGAGGTAATGGAGAAGGTTATAACTGAAATTGTTAATGCTGTTGAAATACTATCAAAAAGTAAAACAGGCGCACTAATAGTAATAGAACAAAGAACAGGTATTGGGGAAATAATTAAAACAGGAAATACTCTAGATGCAGTAATATCTGCTGCGTTATTAGAAAATATATTTGTAGTTAACACGCCCCTTCATGATGGTGCCACGGTAATTAGAAATGATAGGATAATAGCCGCAGGGTGTTTTCTACCTTTAACTAATAGTGACAAAATAAGTAAAAAATTAGGAACAAGGCATAGAGCAGCAATAGGAGTGACAGAAACTTCAGATGCTTTAACAATAATAGTATCAGAAGAAACAGGAGTTATATCTCTTGCAATGAATGGAAGATTAATGAGAAACTATGACAAGGATAAGCTTAAAAATGTACTTGTTCAAATAATAAAGAGAAGACAAACTAAAAAAGTAACATTAAAGGAGAGAGTAAAGGCATGGATAAAGAACGGAAAGAACAATTAA
- the ptb gene encoding phosphate butyryltransferase produces MSKTFDKILDTAKAQGMKTVVVAVAQDEPVLEAVRDAKKNGIANAILVGDKEKIIFIAKNIGMDAAEFEIIDEKNVSKAALTAVQIVSSGKADMLMKGLIDTATFLRAVLNKEVGLRTGKLMSHVAVFEIPEYDRLIFLTDVAFNMYPELKEKKSIINNSVAVAKACGVELPKVAVVCAVEVVNPGMPATLDAAMLSKMNDRGQIKGCIVDGPLSLDIAISEEAANHKNIQSPVAGKADILVMPNIEAGNSMYKCLNYTTKSKSGGLLVGTSAPVILTSRADTPETKLHSIALAALVAEYNK; encoded by the coding sequence ATGAGTAAAACATTTGATAAAATTTTAGACACAGCAAAAGCACAAGGAATGAAAACCGTAGTAGTAGCTGTAGCACAGGATGAACCAGTACTTGAGGCGGTTCGTGATGCTAAGAAAAATGGTATAGCAAATGCAATATTAGTAGGAGATAAAGAAAAGATAATATTTATTGCTAAAAACATAGGTATGGATGCAGCAGAGTTTGAAATTATTGATGAGAAGAATGTTTCAAAAGCAGCATTAACTGCAGTTCAGATTGTATCATCAGGAAAAGCTGATATGCTTATGAAAGGGTTAATTGATACAGCAACATTCTTAAGAGCCGTGTTAAACAAAGAAGTAGGTCTTAGAACTGGGAAACTAATGTCACATGTAGCCGTATTTGAAATACCAGAGTATGATAGACTAATATTTTTAACAGATGTCGCTTTTAATATGTACCCAGAACTAAAAGAAAAAAAGAGTATAATAAACAATTCAGTAGCAGTAGCAAAAGCGTGTGGAGTTGAGCTTCCTAAAGTCGCAGTAGTTTGCGCAGTAGAAGTAGTAAATCCAGGAATGCCAGCAACACTAGATGCAGCAATGTTATCGAAAATGAATGATAGAGGCCAGATAAAAGGTTGTATCGTTGATGGACCTTTATCTCTTGATATTGCAATATCTGAGGAAGCTGCAAATCATAAAAATATACAAAGCCCAGTTGCAGGAAAAGCGGATATTCTTGTAATGCCAAATATTGAAGCAGGAAATTCTATGTATAAATGCTTGAATTACACTACTAAATCTAAAAGTGGTGGATTACTAGTAGGTACTTCTGCTCCTGTTATATTAACTTCTAGAGCTGATACTCCTGAAACAAAATTACATTCTATAGCTCTTGCAGCATTAGTTGCAGAATATAACAAATAA
- a CDS encoding zinc-binding dehydrogenase — MKTRAVRLYGKKDLRMEEFELPEIKEDEILVKVVSDSICMSTYKAAILGSDHKRVPSDVAVNPVIVGHEMAGNIVQVGSKWKNDFKVGNKFSMQPALNYKGSMDSPGYSYKYCGGDATYIIVPHEVMELGCLLNYEGKAYYEASLAEPMSCIIGGFHASFHTVMGSYEHKMGIVEGGKLAMLAAAGPMGLGAIDYAMHCDRKPSLIVVTDIEQGRLDRASAIFTSEDAKKVGIELIFVNTRDIEDVPAYLRGLTGGTGFDDVFVYSPVKPVVEQGDKILGRDGCLNFFAGPTDTKFSATFNFYNVHYQSTHTIGTTGGNTNDMIESLRMTEKNIINPAVMVTHIGGLDSAADATLKLTEVPAGKKLIYTNIFMDITAIDEFEEKGKKDPRFKKLAEIAKNNKGLWSLDAEEYLLENWKTK, encoded by the coding sequence ATGAAAACAAGAGCAGTAAGATTATACGGAAAAAAAGATTTAAGAATGGAAGAATTTGAACTTCCTGAAATAAAAGAAGACGAAATACTAGTAAAAGTAGTATCAGACAGTATATGCATGTCTACTTATAAAGCAGCAATACTCGGAAGTGACCATAAGAGAGTACCTAGTGATGTAGCAGTTAATCCAGTAATTGTAGGACATGAAATGGCAGGAAATATAGTACAAGTAGGTTCAAAATGGAAAAATGACTTTAAAGTTGGAAATAAATTTTCTATGCAACCAGCATTAAACTATAAAGGAAGTATGGATTCACCTGGATATTCTTATAAATATTGTGGTGGAGACGCAACTTATATAATAGTTCCACATGAGGTAATGGAACTTGGTTGCTTATTAAACTATGAAGGTAAAGCATATTATGAGGCATCACTTGCTGAACCAATGTCTTGCATTATAGGAGGTTTTCATGCAAGTTTTCATACTGTAATGGGTAGTTATGAACATAAAATGGGAATAGTTGAAGGCGGAAAACTTGCGATGCTAGCAGCTGCTGGTCCTATGGGTCTAGGTGCAATTGATTATGCTATGCACTGTGATAGAAAGCCATCTCTAATTGTAGTAACAGATATAGAGCAAGGTAGATTAGATAGAGCAAGTGCAATATTCACGAGTGAAGACGCAAAAAAAGTTGGAATAGAATTAATATTTGTTAATACAAGAGATATAGAAGATGTTCCGGCTTATTTAAGAGGCTTAACAGGTGGAACAGGTTTTGATGATGTATTTGTATATTCTCCAGTTAAACCAGTGGTAGAGCAAGGAGATAAGATATTAGGTAGAGATGGTTGCTTAAACTTCTTTGCAGGCCCTACAGATACTAAATTCTCAGCTACTTTTAATTTCTATAATGTTCATTATCAATCAACTCATACTATTGGAACTACTGGTGGAAACACAAATGATATGATTGAGTCATTAAGAATGACAGAAAAGAATATTATAAATCCAGCAGTTATGGTTACTCATATTGGTGGACTTGATAGTGCAGCTGATGCAACACTTAAATTAACAGAAGTACCTGCAGGTAAAAAATTAATATACACAAATATATTTATGGATATTACAGCAATTGACGAGTTTGAAGAAAAGGGTAAAAAAGATCCCCGTTTCAAAAAATTAGCAGAAATTGCAAAAAACAATAAGGGTCTTTGGTCTTTAGATGCAGAAGAATACTTACTTGAAAATTGGAAAACTAAATAG